The region TacactctgattttcaaattttatactcgaaattttgggatgttacatggatGAAGGTGGATTGTATGAACATTTAGCCTCCAAAACCTCAATAGGATCACCACTACATGTAACAATACTAGATAAACATAACACTTTCATAACTGTTGTAAAATGCTTATCTACATCGGTATAGAGACATTGTCTGATGCTGGTGTTGACCATTATTATATCCTCCTGAATGTCAATTCCTCATTGTCCCAAATACTTTAGTCCATATTTGTTGCTCGGTAAACAGAACTGTcaatcatcaggccccgcccggtaaacatataaacacatatcacatGCAACAGTCACGcaaacaactagcatcctaaacaTAACAAACCATGGGTCGGTAGTGGTGCCTTCGTCCCGCTAAacacaatgaggaaactcacctcacagtctgaaagaATAGCTGCACCAATCACTGCTCTAAAAGTTGTCTCTACCGGTCACATATACAATTAAAAGGAACCCAAGTCTCAAACTATAaatcaaattacccaaaatgcccttaggtaaaacttggtcaaccatagtTAAAGtcgaagtcaacagtcaaggtccaAAAGTCAATATTTCTTCACAGCGGAGTATACCCTACGTAAGAagagagtacgcccagtgtactctgATGTTGACCAAAAGCGGGGCATTGGCCGCGTATGCGCAACGTACCACCAGGTACCCCCAGTGTACGCAACCCATTCCTAAAACTCCACTAAGAGATTATTTCGTTAAGCCTTTACatccaaaactcagatccaagcctaaaatgatgtcctaagtcataaagtttccaactttatgactttgcatggctataaaatgcttaatgtccaaaaccctaagttcttaacttaataagacatcacaactcttgtATAGAAGGGATAGAAGAGCCAAAATCACATTTTATGGTTCataataactccataatggataaagtttccaactttatccattagaatggtcctgACAagcaagatctagtctttaactCTCAAAGACACCCAAAAGtgtatctttttcaacttaatccattaagtccaagtctccaacctttagatctgaatcaaaatgatgtttagatgaataaattttccaactttattcataacaatgtcacaaactttcaaaatctaaactttatgcatttaaagtgaccaaaagctcataacacctaaaactagctagatctaacaatgtcatcatcaagattcaaactttatacctatggacgaaagatcaaggtgaaaaaagtctggatctacaagctccaatgtaaccaacacttcttcaatgagttccttcttctccaaggtgcaccaagtACACTTAAAAACACAttctttttgctcacaaggcttAATCTTGGGTTAGGATTTCAAGAGAGGGTGTTGAAGAGATGTAGGATGAGAATAGAATGGGGTTGGCGGAGTTAAGGAGATTAAATGAggctcaaaccacaaaaatagTGTTTGGGCACTGATCGCGTACACGACTCAACAtaaaaccaccctaacttcaaaatgtcataacttcttcgtttcaactccattttcgacgatgtttatatccacggaaaggtgttgAGAAGATCTACAACCCTATCAACTCTCCTTTGCCTTAAAGCATTACAAAGTTAAattcaaaattcataaaaggatCGAACTATCACTTTacggttatacccttgggctccaaagcaCCGACCGAACGCTCGCATCACCTAATCTACATTGCTCACAATCAAAGGCCTTAAGCCTTGGGTCTAGGTTTCTTTCCCAAAGGCCTTGGGTCTAGGTTTCTTTCCCAAAGGccttaagccttatgataaccggTATTCGGGTCACGACCCTAAATTATGAAACGATTTGAAATAGGGTGTTATAGTTTCAAGGGGCTGCAACCCCTTGGTGGGGTCTAGGGGCAGcacccctagcggggtccaaggggcataGCCCCTGGCGGTGGTCCAATAATTGATGACATCATGATTATGTAAGTTTTGGTTATGCCTAATAACTATCATGTTTTGGCGCTAAggccctcaagtataaataacaTGTGAATGTTCCAGAAAAAGGGTTGAACATTCATATACTCAAAATTATAACATAATTTATCTATCTCTCAAGAACACATCAAGCAAGGTATTCTATGTTTTCAATTCGAATCAGGCCTGTAATTCAGATTGATTTATTCTTGGATTATCCCACTTCTGAATTTGTGTACCCCAGGGTATAAGGACGAATTACAGATTTCAAAAAGTGTTTGGTAAACACGATCCTTGAATCTATCAAAGTTTGTATTTATTGTTATTCTGATCCCTTAAATTCTAAAACCAACCAAAACTCACAGTCGTCGCCCTCTACCTCAAACGACATTCTTTAGTAGTCATTAGAGGTGTCTTCATTATTCTCAATATTTTCCCTTTCATATTTCTCCTCCTAAATAATAATACATTTGTGGGCACCAAACCAAAGCTCCTTCCTCAGCTTCTTCTACTACATCATCTACTTTCGTCTCCTCCTTAGATGACCCTTACCTTCGAGCCTTCTATCTCCTCCTTAGATGACCCATCTCCTCGACTAGCCTCTTCTTCTCCAAATTTCTTTTTTGAGCGAGCCTATTTTGATGCTACTATTGCCTCCTTCCGATGACACATTCTCCGTCGGGCAGCCTCTGATTTGCAATCATcatcgtctctctctctctctctctctctctctatatatatatatatatatatatattaacacaaAATCCGTTGATTTCGTCAGAATTGGATCCACCTGCCACAACTCGAGCCTCTTTATTTCTTGATGTCTTTTTCCAAACTCTTCTGCCTCTGGCTCCTTAATCGTCGACATCACTACTCTCCTTTTCTACAATGGTACCGCCTTTAGCCATCGTTTCTTCTCTATTATTCTCTGACGAGAAGTCATTATTTGCCGCTATCATTAGAGCTCTGCCACCAATGTTGTCACTACATtcatcttttttttctttttttttctagttTAATCATCTCATACCGATAAAACTGCGGGGATATGTTAATGATtagggatttagggtttaggcCCAATTCTTTTAGGGtttatccattagggtttagatatTCTCTATATATTCCTATGTAATTGTATTTCGAATAATGAAGCAATATGTTATCTATAGGAGTGAGGATGGTGCTAACTGCTAAGCGAAGGCAGACAACGTATGTTCATATTTGGAGTGAACAtggaaaatataacaaaaaatcaGGGTTTAGGGGTTTCTTGAATCTGTGTTCATCAATTTCTAAATTTATAGATCTTAATCTCCTTTTTTTGGGTTACTTCGATTTCATGATCTAAACCCTTCATTTTTACCCATGTGCTCTATTTAAAACTAACGATGATGTctttatgttttatttaaaacAAGATGATACATATATGCTTTACCTAAAATTGGTTTTTGGATAATTAATGATGGCGTTAGTTTTTGTTGTAAACCGGATAAACCTCTGGTTTTTATTTAAAACAATCGACTTCCCAAAGATATCTTGAAGTATCAACTGTGTAACAGGGGTGTTTGGGTTGTGCTTACTTCTTAGGCAATTGATAGtggatgatggttgtgtttattcttaatttattgGGTTTTGTGATTTCTTGAAACCCTTCAACAAAACCATTGATCAAGATATCAAAATCGAAACCCTCCAATCGGTTATGTATATaggttggaaaaaaaaaaacaccaaaatCTGGATGTTGGTGGTGGTGTTGAATGTTCTTTAAAGAATAACAAGGTTAAATGTTTTTTACATTAGGTGTAAAATGCATGTATTATACagattgattaaaaaaaataaaatattaaaatgtaaacaATAATGGGATGTTTGGTGTTAGTTTTAGAATGATTTTTGGCTTCTAACTTTTCTAAAAAGtcaaaaaagaaacaaaatgtgTTTGGGTAATAGAAAAGTCCTTTTGAAAATGACTTTTGTATAGAGGAAAATAAGAGCTTTCAAAAAGCCGCAAAACCTGACTTTTGTGACTTTTTATGTGTTTACATGTAAAAGTTAGCATAAAAGTCCTTTTGCTAATCCAAATACTTTTTAAAGAGCTCATTTCACAAAAAGTCATTTTATTAAAATTCATTCTACAAAAATGACTTTTGATCTTGAAAAGTAATCCCAAACACCCCTTaagtaatttttaaaataaaaatttgaaataagaaatgaagaaacatattaattgcaatttagtatcatatttattatatttgatactttacatatataagtataagtattatgtggttttttaattttaaaaattgaaaaaaaaaaccataaattgacatgtggatattatttatttaaaaaatatcataaaatgacaagtgttaAAACTCATTAGAGATTGACATATAACAAAattatcttcatttattataTAGATTTGTTCATTATAATAAATTCTAATCTCTATAATTATTAGATTTATAAATATGAAAATAGTAATAATTAtacaattatgaaattaatttaattttatctgAAAAAATTAATGTGGGATTTATTTGAACAATATAGGGACTTGTTATGTTCATCAATGCCAACCAGATTTTCACCTCATCAATGTTACATGCATACCTTTTTATTTTtgataatttaatttttttacggtataaaaaactataataaaaacaataaaacttTAGGGGTCTATTGAATAGAAAACCAAATTTCAATGACATTAGACCAACATAATTTCCACAAAGTATGTTGAATGCATTACATataagcaaatattgttgctaaGGCCATACATAACTTGATTATGTTTAACCCAACATAATTTGCACGGAGTATGTTGAATAATAAGAAAAGAGGGAGTCGTGTGAGGGTGGAAGGAGGGTTAAGGAAGGAATTGGTGGTATTGTTGGGAACACGATCTTAGCCGTCGAGATACCGCCAAAAGTGTGGCCGTGTGGGTTGAGAGGGTTAAAGAGCCCAACACTCCCACTCTATTTCTCTCCTTTCAACTTGAACCTTGTGCTTCTATATTTGTACAACATTGTGTGGGATGAATTTCTATGATAGGAAGGATGCAAGTGTGAGGAAAGAGAAGTCGATTTGGCATCTATGTGGCATGTCGGTTGGAGGGTTGGGAGGGTTATGAAATCATGATTGAAAGCCAACTCTTAAAACATATTTCTTGTTGTGTGTCAGTGTTTCTGATTCCACATGATCGTGTGAACAGAAAAACATTCGAGCAACTCATTGGTGATTGACAAGATGCCCAATTGATTTTTCTTGTGGCTTCGGTTCGTCTGAAAGCCCATCAAGGATGCTACTTCACACTTTCACCTGATGACCTTTAGATTGACAACATGAGAAGAACAATCGATTCGAGGATCATGGTTCAAACATGTCCcctaaaaatatcttttatatatatatatatatatatatatatatatatatatatatatatatatatatatatatatatatatatcttttatatatatatatatatatatatatatatatatatatatatatatatatatatatatatatatatatatatattttgtggaGAACGGGACTCGAGAGGATAACTACTGCTACCTTTGCCTTTCTTCGCTATGTAAATAGAGGGTCGGAGAAAAAAGGTCTTAGTCTTGGAGGTATCAACTTACCTTCTATATTTTTGCAACATGTGCTTTGATGGCGACGAGGCAATGAAAAACCTTTTAGCAACATGTTCCTTATCCTTTGCACACACTGGTATTCCCGAATGACACTTTTCAAGCATGAACGGCATTCTCGACTTTGCAGTAAATTGGGGGCATTGTCCCAAAAAAAACACAAATTGCTATTAGATATATGTCACATGCTATTTTGGCGTATATGAACGTCGAGAAATGTCAAGTTATATAATAGAGTTCATTATGCAGATGATGTTATTGTCATGGCGGTTGTGTGGTTTAAACTTAAGGGGTAAAAAAGACATTGTAATTGAACTAGTTGGTGTTGTTCTCATTAATTTTTATTGCTTATAATTCTATGTACTAGTCTTTTTGCCTTTGTTTAGTTCCTTGCTAGCCATGTGCCATTTTTGGTTTTATAGAATTTTCGCCGGTTCCAAAAAAGAGCAAACTATAAATCGAAGCACCAATTTATATGTTAAATGATCAAATCAATGTTACATTTATTTTTAGGATAATGAAAGATAACATTCATAATCATAGCTATATGGACGCATGTTTACCATCGACTATAAATGTGGTAACATGTATTTTAATAGATGTTCCCTGTCATCTGTGGCATGCAAACTACATCTAACATCCTTTTGTCTCAATGCCAACCACATCACATGATTGTATTTCTTGTTACCATTACGAAAGCTCACATTCATAGCCACATTGGCAAATCATACAAAAAAGTAAGACTAAACGCCTGTTTTCTGTTTATATTTTTTAGGACACGCATGCAAAATATGGTTCCCTTATTTTAGCCTAAACTTATACTAACATAGGTGTGGTGTTTAAACATGAATTTTTAAAGTATAGTAAGTACTTTCATGATATGGTGTTACTTGAGGGAGTTTCCAACATCGATAACAAAACGATACTTGATATCTTTGTTAATTAACCTCTCAAGAGCCTCATTCGCATACTGAATCGGGACAATCTCTATATTAGGGTAGATCTCATGGGCTGCACAATAGTTCAACATTTCCTGAGTTTGTTTCGTGCCACCTGTCACACTCCCCGCGATGCTTCTCATTCCTACCAAATACCAATTCAATGCAACGTGTTAACAACTCTTTCTACACAAGGTACAAGTGACCACAGCATAAATTTTTGCTTCTCATACCTAGAATTAGGTTTATGGGTAGGAATTTAACTTCACTTGGGAACCCCACCAAGGATAATACACCCCCACTCTTCAATAGTGCCAAGTATCGATCAAATGGGATGTCTGCAGAAGCGGTGTTGATTACAAAGTCAAGTGACTTCTCCATTGCCTGTAACCAAAAAGTCTCAAATTTTTTTCAATCACATTTCCTAACAAAAATGCAGTAAGTAAAAACTGTACTCTGTTGCGGTCCAATGCATGTCAAACACAGTATAACATGTTCTGtaccttcatctcctcatcatTGCTGGAGATGATGAAGTTATCGGCTCCTAGAAGATTGAGCGCTTCATCTTTCTTTGACAAACTTGTGCTGAAAACTGTTACTTTCAACCCAAACGACTTACCAAACTTTACAGCCATGTGTCCAAGACCACCAAGCCCGATCACTCCTAGAGACTTGCCAGGCTGGTTCATGTTATGGCGCATCATCGGGGTCCAAACCGTAATTCCAGCACATAGCAATGGAGCTGCAGAAGCTAACGGGTAGTTTTCCGGTATTCTATAGCAATATCTGTAACTCAAAGTACCATTTTGTCCCTTGATCATTCTACAAGATCTTATAtagaatataaaaatatattggcTACTTAACTCACCTTTGGTGAACAACATAATATGATGAATATCCTCCTTTAGTTACACTCCCATCAGTGTCAATCCCATCAAATGTGTAGACTGCTCCCTTTATGCATTGGACTTCAAGCCCTTCATCACAATACTCGCACTCTCTACAAGAATTTACGTAAGTACCCACTCCCACATGATCTCCAATTTTGACACGTTCAACGTTTGACCCGACCTCTTTGACTATTCCAACAATCTCGTGACTGGAAAATAAAGAAAGATAACAACAAAAAATATTTATGAAAAAGAAGGAAGAAATGGTATTTTCCATTCGAGGAATGTACTCAAAATGTCAAAATCTTGGTAGATAGTAAATACCCAGGTACAAGAGGATATTTGGAGTGGCCTTGTACATTCCTAGTCCATGCAACATCCGCATAACAGACTCCACAGTAAAGGATGGTTAGTGAAACATCATCAGCTCCAACCTCCCTGTTCACAGATCATTAAAACCTTCAGACAATTTAGGAATTTGATTACTAATCAGGAGATTATAATGATATGGCTTTGAATTCATGGTTCAATTGGTGATTAAGCATTTTgtaaagtagatatgaatcaaaatTAAAATTGAGTTGAATATGAACCTGCGGTTAAATTGGTATGGTGATAGGAATCCAGATGGATCCCTTGCTGCCCACCCAATGCAATTCTCCTTGCCAGCATCACAAGTCATAGTCATAGGTGATTCAGTTGTCTGTTACAAATTGATAAGAATAAGTAATTTGTACATGATCATATTCGTATAGTATTATAGTAATCGTCTGTATGTAGGATTGGCTGCCAATCGATCCATTAATGTTGTAATAGATTAAGATATAAACTCCAGTTCTTTATTTACGAACAATCCCTTGTGGGAAAAATTAGGTCATGACGTATCCTCTGGTGTTTGTCTCAATCAGATTAACAAAACCATGATCCTGCGTGGCCCAAAATTCCTGAAGGTTTTCTAGTAAGATTAATAAACCATCAGATCCTATACATGTATGTTGAGGAACTACGAGAGCTTGAGGAAGATTCGGTATTCAGTGTCTGGTTACTCTACTGATTACGAATCCATGTGGTAATCAATGagaaaatttaagaaaaaaaacatgattcGAAACTGAAAACAGTATGTAAGCAAAATTCAAAACGAAAAAATTAGGGCTCAGAACAGATGATACATGGATTTCAGTGACTGACGAGATAAGCGATGAATGCCGCCGGCGAGCTTCAACGGCGAAGAGAGGGACACGTGGTtaaatgtgtgtgtatatatatatttatatgcccGCCGTCATGCCTGCCGTCATCAGCAATGTTGCAACCGTCATGCGTGCCGTCATCGGCAATGCAGGAGGTCTCCACTCTCCATATCATATAGAGTTATCTCATTGTTAGATAGTAAGTCAGCTGTCAACGTATAACATCAGATAATTTAAAGAAAATCTAAATAAGTTATCATCATCTATATCTTAAAtatgaacattttattttttttcatcaacatttaaatcaaaactagtattattttattttcattattatgGCAATAATCCTATTTAAGTTAACCGGTATGATTTTTATaccaaattttgattaaatggctTAGTGATTGAGACAATGCGTTCGATAATTATTGTATGTATAGAATATAACTCATTAAGCCAATAAGAAAGAAGTCCTATGTCATTACTAAAGTAATATGTGGGCTTTCTCCAACATATCATTAAACCCTCTTCCCGAGTGGAATttaaaggaaagaaaagaaaagaagagaaatgtggagagaaaagaaaagaatGGAAAAGAAagtaaaatgtatttttgtgtgcCCGAGAGTTCGAGAGAAACaaaaggaatttttttttttttttttgtgttcccgagttggaaGGAAAAGAAATGAAAACTAAACGTAAACAACTATACCATTGTCACATTTTTTTTCCATAATTTCAAATATATACCACAcgattcttttgaaaacaaaattaTGCCTAAATTATTTTTCTTCAATTATTTTTTTACatgattatttatataaaaatcgtTAATGCATAATTCATTATTAATCACAATTCTAGTATATTCTTCATTTATATAACTTTTTCAAACAAAATCAATATAAAGggtaaaagaagtaaataaaccCAAACCAAAAATAACATAAATGTATGAATAATCAAACAAATTCATAAGAAACCAATTTAAAGTCAATGCAAGAATAATCAAACAAATTTCAATGTATGAACtcaaaccaaaaaccaaaaagTATGAAGTCAAACTGATAAAAAACCAAAAAACTACCATCCTAAGTAAGTCATTTACTTGCCCCCATCATTTTTTTCAGCAAACTTTTTCGTATTTTAAATGGAACTTTAAATAATGTCCCCGCATCAGATTGATTTCGCGACAAAAACATGAGAGCTTCTGCTAATTCATCTGGTTCCAAATCCATTGGCTCTAACTCTTTATAAATTTCATCACCGGTATAAACCCAATGATGAGAGTTTTCGAAGATTTTGTTACCCTCCCTCATAGCAGAAGCCACATCTTTAATTGCACTCATAATAACCTTTTCAAACGATTCAGGTTCATCTTCATCTTCGATTTCATTTTTCCTTTTTTACTTTTGTACTTCTTAGAACTTGAATTTTGCACCGGTGAAAAGCATGTAGGAGATAACACTTGAATATCATCAAGaccgtcatcatcatc is a window of Lactuca sativa cultivar Salinas chromosome 1, Lsat_Salinas_v11, whole genome shotgun sequence DNA encoding:
- the LOC111907868 gene encoding probable cinnamyl alcohol dehydrogenase 1, giving the protein MTMTCDAGKENCIGWAARDPSGFLSPYQFNRREVGADDVSLTILYCGVCYADVAWTRNVQGHSKYPLVPGHEIVGIVKEVGSNVERVKIGDHVGVGTYVNSCRECEYCDEGLEVQCIKGAVYTFDGIDTDGSVTKGGYSSYYVVHQRYCYRIPENYPLASAAPLLCAGITVWTPMMRHNMNQPGKSLGVIGLGGLGHMAVKFGKSFGLKVTVFSTSLSKKDEALNLLGADNFIISSNDEEMKAMEKSLDFVINTASADIPFDRYLALLKSGGVLSLVGFPSEVKFLPINLILGMRSIAGSVTGGTKQTQEMLNYCAAHEIYPNIEIVPIQYANEALERLINKDIKYRFVIDVGNSLK